A region of Saccopteryx leptura isolate mSacLep1 chromosome X, mSacLep1_pri_phased_curated, whole genome shotgun sequence DNA encodes the following proteins:
- the TCEAL7 gene encoding transcription elongation factor A protein-like 7: MQKPYREHEGKPKCSMPKRELPYGEFEQQQTEGNFRQRLLQSLEEFKEDIDYRHFNNEEMTREGDEMERYLEEIRGLRKKFRALHSNHRHSRYRPYPI; this comes from the coding sequence ATGCAAAAACCCTACAGAGAACATGAAGGGAAACCCAAATGCAGCATGCCAAAGAGAGAACTGCCCTATGGAGAGTTTGAACAGCAGCAAACTGAAGGGAATTTTAGGCAAAGGCTGCTTCAGTCTCTCGAGGAATTTAAAGAAGACATAGATTATAGGCATTTTAATAATGAAGAAATGACAAGAGAGGGAGATGAAATGGAAAGGTATTTGGAAGAGATAAGGGGTCTGAGAAAGAAGTTTAGGGCTTTGCATTCCAACCATAGGCATTCCCGGTACCGTCCTTATCCCATTTAA